Genomic window (Acidobacteriota bacterium):
AATTACCGTCGCGACCAAGGCATCCGGGAATGACGTGGAACTGTCGGTCTCCGACACCGGATCCGGACTAACCCAGGAAGAGTGCGCGCGTCTATTCACTCCGTATTACACGACGAAGCAGCATGGCACCGGATTAGGACTGGCGATCGTGCAGTCCGTGGTCAGCGATCACGGCGGCAAGATTTCCGTCGAGAGCACGAAAGAAAAAGGGACAACGTTTCGCATCGAGTTACCGCGCGAAGCGCGCTGAGAAGTAGCCGCGATCGGCGGATGAGTTATTTTTAGAACTGTCATCCCGAGCGAAGCGAGGGATCTGCATTTTTCGGCGGACTGCAGATCCCTCGCTTCGCTCGGGATGACAGAATCAAAGTTGGAAGGCGTTGAAATGGGGCTTCTGCCCTCGAGGTTGCAACGGTGGCCCACAAAGCGCATTTGTTGATTGTTGATGACGAAGCCAACACGCTGGCTTCCCTGTCGCGTGCATTTCGTCTCGAAGGCCACGAGGCTACCGTTTGCGATAACGCCGTCCGCGCACTGGAGCTCGCCAAGACACAGGCCTTCGACTTGATTCTCTCCGACGTCGTCATGCCCGGAAAAGATGGCCTCACTCTGCTCGAAGAGTTGAAGGCGAACGCCATTCCTACACCGGTCGTGATGATGTCGGGACAGGCGCACATCGAGATGGCCGTACGAGCCACGCGACTGGGCGCGCTCGACTTTCTCGAAAAGCCAATCTCCACCGAGAAGCTCCTGCTGACGGTCGACAATGCCTTGAAGCTTGGACGATTGGAACGCGAGAATCGCGATCTGCAGCACCGCCTCGGCAAGCACGAAATCGTTTGGCAGGGCGACACCATGCGTCGCGTGATGGCACAGGTGGAAAAAGTTGCTGCCAGCGAAACTCGAATCTGCATTCTCGGGGAAACGGGCACCGGCAAGGAACTGGTCGCGCGCACGCTCCACGAGCGAAGCCCGCGATCAGGCGGCCCATTTGTCACGTTGAATTGCGCTGCCGTGCCTGCCGAACTGATCGAGTCAGAATTGTTTGGACACGAAAAGGGATCCTTCACCGGAGCAGGCGCACGGCATCTGGGCAAATTCGAGCAGGCACAACACGGCACGATTTTCCTGGACGAAATTGGCGACATGCCGCTTGCCATGCAAGCCAAGCTTTTGCGCGTGCTCGAAGAAGGCGAAGTCGAACGCATCGGTGGAGACCG
Coding sequences:
- a CDS encoding sigma-54-dependent Fis family transcriptional regulator, with amino-acid sequence MAHKAHLLIVDDEANTLASLSRAFRLEGHEATVCDNAVRALELAKTQAFDLILSDVVMPGKDGLTLLEELKANAIPTPVVMMSGQAHIEMAVRATRLGALDFLEKPISTEKLLLTVDNALKLGRLERENRDLQHRLGKHEIVWQGDTMRRVMAQVEKVAASETRICILGETGTGKELVARTLHERSPRSGGPFVTLNCAAVPAELIESELFGHEKGSFTGAGARHLGKFEQAQHGTIFLDEIGDMPLAMQAKLLRVLEEGEVERIGGDRPIAVDVRVIVATHHDLEKLLRDGKFRQDLFHRVFVFPLRLPPLRERREDIPTLVDHFARQVSAANGWKPIKFAPDAIAALEDYPWPGNVRELRNAVERLMLLAPSDEVTAETVELALPASAASSDSTVGGTGPLADRVRSFEKQTILAELKRNHNQISNTARALGLERSHLYKKAEQVGIDLKAVRNDGDH